From Haloglomus litoreum, the proteins below share one genomic window:
- a CDS encoding pentapeptide repeat-containing protein, with product MPDGSDDRCSFSFDPASWQERTGLRSPLYRDLLDEDEAWRCHRDTHGETDRCLFHLPPAETDDDAVREAFLDAIDRSGERPKRFVGARFGTLDLDHEIVACADNHEIDLRHAVFEGETTWRYAIVRQPITVAGATFHERPVFTEATFEGPVSLDRATFETAARFIEADFSKSVTGHHARFTEGNFHNVRFGGLADFTGARFADAQFRETEFDAVARFNGTTFEEVSFAGAEFGDRVYFDAATLPETVGMEAARFADVASFEDLDLQADHCRIDCTRTTIPAGRLYLPADGTLVYDLAEAEIGAVSLTDGRPPSDLFDHYRFLDTAFSGFDFGRYREVLHEANWRLHEVREVPGHEWADPSLGELENTYLKAKNGANAIGDTKAAAEFFRREMLYRRDQYLPTARDGTEPVRRRARAAGRWTANTLLNLTAGYGERPSRVIAVSMATILCFSGVFALVQPDPLYGTPVGYLVLSFQSFITLVLGGAADVGGPWIRLLAQVEGFVGAFLIALFVFTLTRSIHR from the coding sequence ATGCCCGACGGGTCCGACGACCGGTGCTCGTTCAGCTTCGACCCGGCTTCATGGCAGGAACGGACCGGCCTGCGGAGCCCGCTCTACCGCGACCTGCTGGACGAGGACGAGGCGTGGCGCTGTCACCGTGACACCCACGGGGAGACCGACCGCTGCCTCTTCCACCTGCCACCCGCCGAGACGGACGACGACGCGGTCCGCGAGGCCTTCCTGGATGCCATCGACCGCTCCGGGGAACGTCCCAAGCGGTTCGTCGGCGCGCGCTTCGGGACGCTCGACCTCGACCACGAGATCGTCGCCTGTGCCGACAACCACGAGATCGACCTCCGGCACGCCGTCTTCGAGGGTGAGACGACGTGGAGATACGCCATCGTCCGCCAGCCGATAACGGTCGCCGGAGCGACCTTCCACGAGCGCCCAGTGTTCACCGAGGCGACCTTCGAGGGGCCGGTCTCGCTCGACAGGGCCACCTTCGAGACGGCGGCCCGGTTCATCGAGGCCGACTTCTCGAAGAGCGTCACCGGACACCACGCCAGGTTCACCGAGGGGAACTTCCACAACGTCCGGTTCGGCGGGCTGGCCGATTTCACCGGGGCACGCTTCGCGGACGCACAGTTCCGCGAGACCGAGTTCGATGCGGTCGCACGGTTCAACGGGACGACCTTCGAGGAGGTCTCCTTCGCGGGCGCCGAGTTCGGCGACCGCGTCTACTTCGACGCGGCGACGCTGCCGGAGACGGTCGGGATGGAGGCCGCACGCTTCGCGGACGTGGCGTCGTTCGAGGACCTCGACCTGCAGGCCGACCACTGTCGTATCGACTGCACCCGGACCACGATTCCGGCGGGCCGACTCTACCTGCCCGCGGACGGCACGCTCGTCTACGACCTGGCCGAGGCCGAAATCGGCGCGGTCTCGCTCACCGACGGGCGTCCGCCCTCGGACCTGTTCGACCACTACCGCTTCCTCGACACGGCGTTCTCGGGGTTCGACTTCGGCCGCTACCGCGAGGTGCTGCACGAGGCGAACTGGCGCCTCCACGAGGTCCGGGAGGTGCCCGGCCACGAGTGGGCCGACCCGTCGCTCGGGGAACTGGAGAACACGTACCTCAAGGCCAAGAACGGGGCCAACGCCATCGGTGACACGAAGGCTGCCGCCGAGTTCTTCCGGCGCGAGATGCTCTACCGGCGCGACCAGTACCTCCCCACGGCCCGGGACGGGACCGAACCGGTCCGGCGGCGGGCGCGAGCCGCCGGCCGGTGGACGGCGAACACGCTGTTGAACCTCACCGCGGGGTACGGCGAGCGGCCGTCCCGGGTCATCGCGGTCTCGATGGCGACGATACTCTGCTTCAGCGGCGTGTTCGCGCTCGTCCAGCCGGACCCGCTGTACGGGACCCCGGTCGGCTACCTCGTCCTGAGCTTCCAGTCGTTCATCACGCTCGTCCTGGGCGGGGCCGCGGACGTCGGGGGACCCTGGATACGGCTGCTCGCACAGGTCGAGGGGTTCGTCGGCGCGTTCCTCATCGCCCTGTTCGTCT
- a CDS encoding metal-dependent hydrolase, which translates to MVFTHVLVGILLGAIAAGALPGATAVAVTAGGLGGFFPDLDMLFVHRKTLHFPVVFSLLALVTGGIAALEPAPVTLAAFVFLLAASLHSLMDTLGGGKEMRPWRETDDRAVYDHVSGRWLTPRRLIYDGSLPDLGMAVVAGGFAVYLLPGGYTLPVLALLFVAGIYTVLRRWITRVISEEFDTFSEYIQYRLRSVFGRFTG; encoded by the coding sequence ATGGTCTTCACGCACGTCCTGGTCGGGATCCTCCTGGGGGCCATCGCCGCCGGCGCCCTGCCCGGAGCCACCGCCGTAGCCGTAACCGCCGGCGGGCTCGGCGGCTTCTTCCCGGATCTGGATATGCTGTTCGTCCACCGGAAGACGCTGCACTTCCCGGTGGTGTTCAGTCTGCTGGCACTCGTCACGGGGGGTATCGCGGCGCTGGAGCCCGCACCGGTGACGCTCGCCGCCTTCGTCTTCCTGCTCGCGGCGAGCCTCCACAGTCTGATGGACACCCTCGGGGGCGGCAAGGAGATGCGGCCGTGGCGCGAGACCGACGACCGGGCCGTCTACGACCACGTCTCCGGCCGATGGCTCACGCCCCGGCGACTCATCTACGACGGCTCCCTTCCCGACCTGGGGATGGCCGTCGTCGCGGGCGGGTTCGCGGTGTACCTCCTCCCGGGCGGGTACACGCTTCCCGTCCTGGCGCTGCTGTTCGTGGCGGGCATCTACACGGTGTTACGGCGCTGGATAACGAGGGTCATCTCCGAGGAGTTCGACACGTTCTCCGAGTACATCCAGTACCGGCTGCGGAGCGTGTTCGGCCGGTTCACAGGCTAG
- a CDS encoding Single-stranded DNA binding protein: protein MELEDHAEELASDLGVDKEEVLEDLERLVQYSVPVDEAKGSLRRKYGGGDGGGGEEPTKADIADIAPGSSNVTVTGRVLTVGKRSIRYNGEDQIIHEGELADATGVIDFTAWDDFGLSEGDTITAGNAGVREWEGEAELNLNESTTLTFEDEPLEVPHEVGGDRSLADLAPGDRGRNVEVRVMEVESKVIDGRDGETEILSGVLADESTRLPFTDWDPHPELTEGASVRIEDVYVREFRGVPSVNVSEFSLVAPIDREVAVNEEAQQLPIGEAVDGGGAFDVELVGNVIEVRDGSGLIQRCPECGRVVQNGQCRSHGQVDAEDDLRVKAILDDGTGTATAVLDREMTEAIYGGTLADALEAARDAMDREVVAESIAADLVGREFRVRGTLSVDEYGANLDATEFAAVDDDPAARATALLESRGEA, encoded by the coding sequence ATGGAGTTAGAAGACCATGCCGAGGAACTCGCCTCCGACCTCGGCGTCGACAAAGAGGAGGTCTTAGAGGACCTTGAGCGGCTGGTACAGTACAGCGTGCCGGTGGACGAGGCGAAGGGCTCGCTCCGCCGGAAGTACGGCGGCGGCGACGGCGGCGGTGGCGAGGAGCCGACCAAGGCCGACATCGCCGACATCGCGCCGGGGTCGAGCAACGTCACCGTCACGGGTCGTGTGCTGACCGTGGGCAAGCGGTCCATCCGCTACAACGGGGAGGACCAGATCATCCACGAGGGCGAACTCGCCGACGCGACCGGCGTCATCGACTTCACCGCGTGGGACGACTTCGGGCTCTCCGAGGGCGACACCATCACCGCGGGCAACGCCGGCGTCCGCGAGTGGGAGGGCGAGGCCGAACTCAACCTCAACGAGTCGACCACGCTCACGTTCGAGGACGAGCCCCTGGAGGTGCCGCACGAGGTGGGTGGCGACCGCTCGCTGGCCGACCTCGCGCCCGGGGACCGCGGCCGCAACGTCGAGGTCCGGGTGATGGAGGTCGAGTCGAAGGTCATCGACGGCCGCGACGGCGAGACGGAGATCCTGAGCGGCGTCCTCGCCGACGAGTCGACCCGGCTCCCGTTCACCGACTGGGACCCGCACCCCGAGCTGACCGAGGGCGCCAGCGTCCGCATCGAGGACGTCTACGTCCGTGAGTTCCGGGGCGTCCCCTCGGTGAACGTCTCGGAGTTCTCGCTCGTCGCGCCCATCGACCGCGAGGTCGCGGTCAACGAGGAGGCCCAGCAGCTCCCCATCGGCGAGGCCGTCGACGGGGGCGGCGCGTTCGACGTCGAACTCGTGGGCAACGTCATCGAGGTCCGGGACGGCTCGGGGCTCATCCAGCGCTGCCCGGAGTGTGGCCGCGTCGTCCAGAACGGCCAGTGCCGCTCGCACGGCCAGGTCGACGCCGAGGACGACCTCCGCGTGAAGGCCATCCTCGACGACGGCACCGGCACCGCCACCGCGGTGCTGGACCGCGAGATGACCGAGGCCATCTACGGCGGCACGCTGGCGGACGCGCTCGAGGCCGCCCGCGACGCGATGGACCGTGAGGTCGTCGCCGAGTCCATCGCCGCCGACCTCGTGGGCAGGGAGTTCCGGGTCCGCGGGACGCTCTCGGTCGACGAGTACGGCGCCAACCTCGACGCGACAGAGTTCGCGGCCGTCGACGACGACCCGGCAGCGCGTGCGACCGCCCTCCTCGAGTCGCGGGGTGAGGCATGA
- a CDS encoding RPA family protein, translating to MSANGNGSDGTDDGGDSGPGTREVAYRMFAAEFDDCDFQFSESDEERAPNFVITPTGGRVNRMFLVGVLTELEQVNQSMLRARIVDPTGAFVVYAGQYQPEALSFLERTDPPAFLAVTGKARTYQPEDSDVVYSSVRPESISAVDAETRDRWVVSTAEQTLDRIGVMAAAIESGLSGDALREHLESEGVDPALAQGVALAREHYGTTPGYLDALRALSLDAARVVANELEEAGSLDVAPDVGGEADLDELRTADAPSISAGAAGQTGAAAGEPAETATSANSEETAAGTDTDETATTAEPASGTSEVEAADTATGASAGAASDTPAETTSETATATETEAAGTTDADTGTTESAGGGATEETPTAETEPAEPADTAEPGSVDTDDDIGEFEPGEFDAEEPEEDPLGEEVREQVEEEYGTEFSTGTEVESEPDLEPEPEPSAEAEADSATGTDPETETSTEAATESTDEPEAATDEEPADEPAGEVDLSEAVMDAMRDLDDGDGAPTDAVIDRVADRTGASADEVDEAVQDALMGGQCYEPEDGRLKPI from the coding sequence ATGAGCGCGAACGGGAACGGCAGCGACGGCACCGACGACGGCGGCGACAGCGGGCCCGGGACCCGCGAAGTTGCCTACCGGATGTTCGCCGCCGAGTTCGACGACTGCGACTTCCAGTTCTCCGAGAGCGACGAGGAGCGGGCCCCGAACTTCGTCATCACGCCGACGGGCGGCCGGGTCAACCGGATGTTCCTCGTCGGCGTCCTCACCGAACTGGAGCAGGTGAACCAGTCGATGCTGCGGGCGCGCATCGTCGACCCGACGGGCGCGTTCGTCGTCTACGCCGGGCAGTACCAGCCCGAGGCGCTGTCGTTCCTCGAACGCACCGACCCGCCGGCGTTCCTCGCGGTGACGGGGAAGGCCCGCACCTACCAGCCCGAGGACTCGGACGTCGTCTACTCCTCCGTGCGACCCGAGAGCATCAGCGCGGTGGACGCCGAGACCCGGGACCGCTGGGTCGTCTCGACGGCCGAGCAGACGCTCGACCGCATCGGCGTGATGGCCGCGGCCATCGAGTCCGGGCTCTCGGGGGACGCCCTCCGCGAGCACCTGGAGAGCGAGGGGGTCGACCCCGCGCTCGCGCAGGGCGTCGCGCTCGCGCGCGAGCACTACGGGACGACGCCGGGGTACCTGGACGCGCTCCGTGCCCTCTCGCTGGACGCGGCGCGCGTCGTCGCGAACGAGCTGGAGGAGGCCGGCTCGCTCGATGTCGCGCCGGACGTGGGGGGCGAGGCCGACCTCGACGAACTCCGCACCGCGGACGCGCCCAGCATTTCGGCGGGCGCAGCCGGCCAGACCGGGGCCGCAGCGGGCGAGCCGGCCGAGACGGCCACGAGCGCGAACAGCGAGGAGACGGCTGCAGGCACCGACACTGACGAGACGGCCACGACGGCCGAGCCTGCCTCCGGGACCTCCGAGGTCGAGGCGGCCGATACCGCGACCGGCGCCTCGGCGGGGGCGGCCAGCGACACGCCGGCCGAGACGACGAGCGAGACGGCGACCGCCACGGAGACCGAGGCCGCCGGCACCACCGACGCCGACACCGGGACCACCGAGTCCGCTGGTGGCGGCGCAACCGAGGAGACGCCGACGGCGGAGACCGAGCCCGCCGAGCCGGCGGACACGGCCGAGCCCGGGTCGGTCGACACCGACGACGACATCGGAGAGTTCGAGCCCGGCGAGTTCGACGCCGAGGAGCCCGAGGAGGACCCGCTCGGCGAGGAGGTGCGCGAGCAGGTCGAGGAGGAGTACGGGACGGAGTTCTCCACCGGGACGGAGGTCGAGTCCGAGCCCGACCTGGAGCCGGAGCCCGAACCGAGCGCCGAAGCCGAGGCGGACTCGGCCACCGGGACCGACCCCGAGACGGAGACGTCCACGGAGGCTGCCACCGAGTCCACCGACGAACCGGAGGCAGCGACCGACGAGGAGCCGGCCGACGAACCGGCCGGCGAGGTGGACCTCTCCGAGGCCGTGATGGACGCGATGCGCGACCTCGACGACGGTGACGGTGCGCCGACCGACGCGGTCATCGACCGCGTGGCCGACCGGACCGGCGCCTCCGCGGATGAGGTCGACGAGGCCGTCCAGGACGCGCTGATGGGTGGGCAGTGCTACGAGCCCGAGGACGGTCGGCTGAAGCCCATCTGA
- a CDS encoding metallophosphoesterase: MTRHSPRTPRVEPLPGEPAAVAETGDGRALVLADYHAGLEVALRRDGVELGNRADERRESVLRLLTESGADRVVLLGDVGNAIGDPNETERRELDELFAALTERVPVTVTPGNHDGGLADVVADLGYAAGDGSAGDPSVTVTDGAGTRIGNVGFAHGHTWPAREVVEAPVVCTAHEHPVVRLEDEVGGRRVERAWLRGRLAPGPFEAHAADAGVEPPAIDGDLVVFPAFNDLTGGTWVNEGQDFLSPFLPEGLAGGEAYLLDGTRLGDYRSV; this comes from the coding sequence GTGACTCGCCACAGCCCTCGGACCCCCCGCGTCGAACCGCTCCCCGGCGAACCGGCGGCCGTCGCCGAGACCGGGGACGGGCGCGCGCTCGTGCTGGCGGACTACCACGCCGGGCTGGAGGTCGCGCTGCGGCGCGACGGCGTGGAACTGGGCAACCGTGCCGACGAGCGCCGCGAGTCCGTCCTCCGCTTGCTGACCGAGAGCGGCGCCGACCGGGTGGTCCTGCTGGGCGACGTGGGCAACGCCATCGGCGACCCGAACGAGACCGAGCGACGGGAACTGGACGAGCTGTTCGCCGCGCTGACCGAGCGTGTCCCCGTCACCGTCACGCCGGGGAACCACGACGGCGGGCTCGCCGACGTGGTCGCCGACCTCGGGTACGCGGCGGGGGACGGGTCGGCCGGCGATCCCTCCGTGACCGTCACCGACGGCGCAGGGACGCGCATCGGCAACGTCGGGTTCGCACACGGGCACACCTGGCCCGCGCGCGAGGTGGTCGAGGCACCGGTGGTCTGCACCGCTCACGAGCACCCGGTCGTCCGGCTGGAGGACGAGGTCGGCGGGCGCCGCGTCGAGCGGGCGTGGCTCCGGGGCCGCCTCGCGCCGGGACCCTTCGAGGCCCACGCCGCGGACGCCGGTGTGGAGCCGCCGGCCATCGACGGCGACCTGGTCGTCTTCCCGGCGTTCAACGACCTGACCGGCGGGACCTGGGTCAACGAGGGGCAGGACTTCCTCTCGCCGTTCCTCCCCGAGGGCCTCGCGGGGGGCGAGGCGTACCTGCTGGACGGGACGCGGCTGGGTGACTACCGGTCGGTCTGA
- a CDS encoding mechanosensitive ion channel domain-containing protein, producing the protein MVVTGQTGIVGATLDEFLRGLTDALPDLLTGLLFLVLAAVVVKVVMTIVRFVLRRSLPESQGVYRQFVATIVFVFLCFGVALSFLSIVGLTAIAASLGTATGFLALGVSYALSGMLADAVAGVYLLRDPDFMPGDRVDVGGTAGEVKAIELRKTRLRVDGDTMVRANAEIEKKWTKLDDED; encoded by the coding sequence ATGGTCGTCACCGGGCAGACCGGAATCGTGGGAGCGACGCTCGACGAGTTCCTCCGCGGGCTGACGGACGCACTGCCGGACCTACTGACGGGGCTCCTGTTCCTCGTCCTCGCGGCGGTCGTCGTCAAGGTCGTCATGACCATCGTCCGCTTCGTGCTCCGGCGGAGCCTCCCGGAGTCACAGGGCGTCTACCGTCAGTTCGTCGCCACCATCGTGTTCGTCTTCCTCTGTTTCGGGGTGGCGCTGAGCTTCCTCTCCATCGTCGGCCTGACCGCCATCGCCGCGTCGCTGGGGACCGCGACCGGCTTCCTCGCGCTGGGCGTCTCGTACGCGCTCTCGGGGATGCTCGCCGATGCCGTCGCGGGGGTCTACCTGCTTCGCGACCCCGACTTCATGCCCGGCGACCGGGTCGACGTGGGCGGGACCGCCGGCGAGGTGAAGGCCATCGAGTTGCGGAAGACGCGCCTGCGGGTCGACGGGGACACGATGGTCCGGGCGAACGCCGAGATCGAGAAGAAGTGGACCAAACTGGACGACGAGGACTGA
- a CDS encoding zinc ribbon domain-containing protein, which translates to MGHRDVFEIHGWFHFARRLSDTGRGVRQACHPRCVCIRAAVSPGVLWTWAGRHRRRGNIFINSIGHRYVNYCQNCGVELGDSANFCPECGVQLGVEDAAETERESGHRTDVSRQQPQDATERIQLDTGSATDRIYNIDNISYFQHLNHRYTLLAKAGFGVLVVLAVGVGLAIEDLVVTLIGVLFIATAWGVFRPDDGLAIGTLADKDEIDTDDPDLAEAEFLEKTSDQLSVEGTVRSSIYELEYTYHFLKRNVISIERFDSINKLRPIATLLLGSVGLAAAYLLVDSDPTIGDVNTAITISIVSNLVICVGVLYLYYGVYPLQPYLSRGELAVYFGGGFVPFVSLPMWFLTRDELNEFSSLVASSAVQEVQLFSMILLGVSVLLVVAILYLPPSGVLLSLPSEEQVQFSMTDEDVGTVIEEFRR; encoded by the coding sequence GTGGGTCACCGTGACGTGTTCGAGATCCATGGATGGTTCCACTTCGCCCGACGACTTAGCGATACGGGACGGGGAGTGCGGCAGGCGTGCCACCCCAGATGCGTCTGTATACGGGCCGCGGTCTCCCCTGGTGTGCTATGGACGTGGGCTGGAAGACACCGTCGCCGAGGGAATATTTTTATCAATTCCATCGGACACCGATACGTGAACTATTGTCAGAATTGTGGCGTGGAACTCGGTGACAGCGCCAACTTCTGTCCGGAGTGTGGGGTACAGCTGGGGGTCGAGGATGCGGCGGAGACCGAGCGAGAAAGCGGGCACAGGACCGACGTGTCGCGACAGCAACCGCAGGACGCTACCGAGCGTATCCAGCTCGACACCGGTTCGGCAACCGATCGCATCTACAATATCGACAATATCTCCTACTTCCAGCACCTGAATCATCGGTACACCCTCCTGGCGAAAGCCGGGTTCGGGGTGCTCGTCGTTCTGGCCGTCGGAGTCGGGCTCGCGATCGAGGATCTAGTCGTCACGCTGATCGGCGTCCTGTTCATCGCGACCGCCTGGGGTGTGTTCCGGCCGGACGATGGACTCGCCATCGGAACGCTCGCCGACAAGGACGAAATCGATACCGATGACCCCGACCTCGCCGAAGCGGAGTTCCTCGAGAAGACTTCGGATCAGCTATCGGTCGAGGGAACTGTTCGCTCGTCGATCTACGAACTGGAGTACACGTATCACTTCCTGAAACGGAACGTTATCAGCATCGAACGGTTCGACTCGATCAACAAGCTCAGGCCGATAGCGACACTGCTGCTGGGAAGCGTCGGCCTGGCGGCTGCCTACCTGTTGGTCGACTCCGACCCGACGATCGGGGACGTCAACACCGCGATAACGATCAGCATCGTGAGCAATCTCGTCATCTGTGTCGGCGTGTTGTATCTGTACTACGGTGTGTATCCCCTCCAGCCCTACCTGTCGAGGGGGGAGCTCGCGGTCTACTTCGGTGGGGGGTTCGTCCCGTTCGTGTCCCTGCCCATGTGGTTCCTGACCCGTGACGAGTTGAACGAGTTCTCGTCACTGGTTGCAAGTAGTGCGGTCCAGGAGGTGCAGCTCTTCTCGATGATCCTGCTGGGCGTGTCGGTTCTCCTCGTCGTCGCGATCCTGTACCTGCCACCGTCGGGCGTCCTCCTCTCACTTCCGAGCGAGGAGCAGGTCCAGTTCTCGATGACAGACGAGGATGTCGGGACGGTCATCGAGGAGTTCCGGAGATAG
- a CDS encoding enoyl-CoA hydratase/isomerase family protein has product MDLEHVTVTHAADGAVGRITFDRPERNNAMDARAADELNRAAIDLVEDEAVRCIVLTGTGGAFNTGADLTTLSGDASDGAYIRRIAGDLHRMVSQLVRAPKPVVCGVNGVAAGGGVGPAICGDIVLATESARFEFAYPRIGLSADGGSSYFLPRLVGLREAQRIAFRDEPVGAEEAVEVGLATEAVPDGEFEERLAAEAARLAEGPTMAHAATKGLLRSSLDRSLDEQLATEAETIAGLTATEDFSRGLDAFLGKDEAEFEGE; this is encoded by the coding sequence ATGGATCTCGAACACGTCACGGTGACCCACGCGGCGGACGGCGCGGTCGGACGCATCACCTTCGACCGGCCGGAGCGCAACAACGCGATGGACGCACGGGCGGCCGACGAGCTGAACCGGGCCGCCATCGACCTCGTCGAGGACGAGGCGGTCCGGTGTATCGTGCTGACGGGGACGGGCGGGGCGTTCAACACGGGCGCCGACCTGACGACCCTCTCCGGCGACGCCAGCGACGGCGCATACATCCGTCGGATCGCCGGCGACCTCCACAGGATGGTGAGCCAGCTCGTCCGGGCACCGAAGCCGGTCGTCTGCGGTGTCAACGGTGTCGCCGCCGGCGGCGGTGTGGGGCCGGCCATCTGTGGAGATATCGTCCTCGCCACCGAGTCGGCCCGCTTCGAGTTCGCCTATCCCCGCATCGGCCTGTCGGCCGACGGCGGCTCGTCGTACTTCCTCCCGCGGCTGGTCGGGCTCCGGGAGGCCCAGCGCATCGCCTTCCGCGACGAACCCGTCGGGGCCGAGGAGGCCGTCGAGGTGGGACTCGCGACCGAGGCCGTCCCGGACGGCGAGTTCGAGGAGCGGCTGGCCGCGGAGGCCGCCCGGCTCGCCGAGGGCCCGACGATGGCCCACGCCGCGACGAAGGGGCTGCTCCGCTCGTCGCTGGACCGCTCGCTGGACGAGCAGCTGGCGACCGAGGCCGAGACCATCGCCGGCCTCACCGCGACGGAGGACTTCTCACGCGGCCTGGACGCCTTCCTCGGCAAGGACGAGGCCGAGTTCGAGGGGGAGTGA
- a CDS encoding zinc ribbon domain-containing protein encodes MSSEMPADTVYCRECGAEIRRAAEICPECGVRQRSPPASQATEALLDGRNPVVAALLSALFPGLGHIYAREIEMGLFFAVSFVLAILSLFIFIGFVLVPAIWLYAIYDAAKSAQRRDEELSGGEPAEGFWDRELPRALRGRPDRSLPLELGLVLAEEGVQAA; translated from the coding sequence ATGTCGAGCGAGATGCCCGCGGACACGGTCTACTGTCGGGAGTGCGGTGCGGAGATACGTCGTGCCGCCGAGATCTGCCCCGAGTGTGGCGTCCGTCAGCGTTCGCCGCCCGCCTCGCAGGCCACCGAGGCCCTCCTCGACGGCCGGAACCCGGTCGTCGCCGCGCTCCTCTCGGCGCTGTTCCCGGGTCTGGGCCACATCTACGCCCGCGAGATAGAGATGGGGCTGTTCTTCGCCGTCTCGTTCGTCCTCGCCATCCTCTCGCTGTTCATCTTCATCGGCTTCGTCCTCGTGCCGGCGATCTGGCTCTACGCCATCTACGACGCGGCCAAATCCGCCCAGCGGCGCGACGAGGAGCTGTCGGGTGGGGAGCCCGCCGAGGGGTTCTGGGACCGAGAGCTACCCCGGGCGCTCCGGGGCCGCCCGGACCGCTCACTCCCCCTCGAACTCGGCCTCGTCCTTGCCGAGGAAGGCGTCCAGGCCGCGTGA
- a CDS encoding MFS transporter has protein sequence MFRSDRTQWLLLATAAATRFGGGVLMGTAMAVYVGREGSPLAVSAVATAYFAGLMLASPVWGALADVTGRRRAVMVTTGTLATLAAAPLAVADGVWVPVGLRGLYAVFAAGFAPVALTIASERGGADGRGRSLGTFNSARSGGFAGGQFVAGLLLGAVARPELYLVVAGLSAASTVAAVFLVDPTEDGGGSPQDPVAADGGDSPDPPTRTELLGEVRDRLFPAAADRGHFRVKGLRWLYVALALRNVTVLGVMALMAPYLVDVVGVAEPVMGALLAVNHGTQVGAMYLLGVAADRIGRKPLIVVGMAGSGAFAVLASAATVPAAGAGLLGVAGPAWLGTGLARVAAAAAALFVLGVSFSAMTTGAVAFIGDVAPAGRESELMGLRSTAKGLGGVLGPTLVGGAATLAGYPAAFAVASALAFAAAGLAGLGLVESRPASGRSVPADD, from the coding sequence GTGTTCCGGTCGGACCGGACCCAGTGGCTGCTGCTCGCAACGGCGGCAGCCACCCGCTTCGGCGGCGGCGTCCTGATGGGGACCGCGATGGCCGTCTACGTCGGGCGGGAGGGATCGCCGCTGGCGGTGAGCGCCGTCGCGACGGCCTACTTCGCCGGGCTGATGCTCGCCTCGCCCGTCTGGGGTGCGCTCGCCGACGTGACCGGCCGACGGCGCGCCGTGATGGTCACCACGGGGACGCTGGCGACGCTGGCGGCCGCCCCGCTCGCCGTCGCCGACGGGGTCTGGGTGCCGGTCGGGCTACGCGGCCTGTACGCCGTCTTCGCCGCCGGGTTCGCGCCCGTCGCGCTCACCATCGCCAGCGAACGCGGCGGCGCGGACGGCCGCGGCCGCTCGCTCGGGACGTTCAACTCCGCCCGCTCGGGCGGGTTCGCCGGCGGCCAGTTCGTCGCCGGCCTCCTCCTGGGGGCCGTCGCGCGTCCCGAACTCTACCTCGTCGTCGCCGGCCTCTCGGCGGCCTCGACGGTCGCGGCCGTGTTCCTCGTGGACCCGACCGAGGACGGCGGGGGCTCCCCGCAGGACCCGGTCGCGGCCGACGGTGGCGACTCCCCTGACCCGCCGACCCGCACGGAACTCCTCGGCGAGGTCCGGGACCGCCTGTTCCCGGCGGCGGCCGACCGCGGCCACTTCCGGGTGAAGGGCCTGCGCTGGCTCTACGTCGCGCTCGCGCTCCGCAACGTGACCGTCCTCGGCGTGATGGCCCTGATGGCGCCGTACCTCGTGGACGTCGTCGGCGTCGCCGAACCCGTGATGGGTGCGCTGCTGGCCGTCAACCACGGGACGCAGGTCGGCGCGATGTACCTGCTCGGCGTTGCGGCCGACCGCATCGGCCGGAAGCCGCTCATCGTCGTCGGGATGGCCGGCAGCGGCGCGTTCGCGGTCCTCGCGTCGGCCGCCACCGTGCCGGCTGCCGGCGCGGGCCTCCTCGGCGTCGCCGGGCCAGCGTGGCTGGGGACCGGGCTCGCACGGGTCGCTGCTGCCGCCGCCGCGCTGTTCGTCCTCGGGGTCTCCTTCTCGGCGATGACGACCGGGGCCGTCGCCTTCATCGGGGACGTGGCGCCCGCTGGGCGCGAGTCAGAGCTGATGGGGCTGCGCTCGACCGCGAAGGGTCTGGGCGGGGTCCTCGGCCCGACGCTGGTCGGCGGGGCCGCGACGCTCGCGGGCTACCCGGCAGCGTTCGCCGTCGCCAGCGCGCTCGCGTTCGCGGCCGCGGGGCTGGCGGGCCTGGGCCTCGTCGAGAGTCGACCCGCGAGCGGGCGGTCGGTGCCTGCCGACGACTGA